GTTTATGATTTTTAAGATAATCATAAACATCTGCAGGAACTTCATTTCTTTCTTCTGCTGCCAAGTCGAACAACTTTCTTCGCTCTTCTCCACATATCTGCAATGCATCAGCTAACGCATACTGTGTCTTTTTATCTGGAGGACACTTTTTCTTTTTAATAATTTCACCTAAATAAACTGAAGTAATTCCCGCCTTCTTTGCTAATTGACTGTTATTCAAGGGAATGCTATCCCTCTTTTTTATTAAAAATTCACTGAAGTTTTCTTGTTTCAAAAAGGCCCTCCTCCCTTTTAATAAAATAAGCAAATTGCTAATTGCTTTTTGCAATAAGCTTATTGCTTATAATTTAGCATAAAAAAATTTCATAGTCAATTATTGGTTGTTTAAGCATCATATTTTCATTATCTTTTCCTTTATTTTTTCCCACCAGACACCTTCTGTGTGCCTTAAAAAGATTGTTTTTGAATTTAATAGCTTCAATTCGATCTTTTTCCAATGCCCCATTTCACCGATATACTTCCCAAAATCGAGCTCGCACTCTGAATCCACCTTTAGCATTAACGTTGCAATTTGCCACCGATCAGGTCTTGCAACTTCGACAATATATACCCTTTTATCCGGTTTAAGTTCGACTTTCACAATGGCATAATACCGTTCATTACCAGATGGAAGTTTCGCTATTTTCGTCTTTTGAGAAATTTTATAGAATTCGATTTTACAGTACCATTCTCGATTTTCATTGGCCAGCTTTTCCATTTCCTTCATAAACTCCGCCAACCCTAACCAATTCTCATGATCCAGCAACTCCGCGCCAATAATCTCGACCGGTCTCAACGCTCCGCCGCTTTGACTGTCTTGCGTTGTCAGATTTCGCTTTTGTCTATCGTTCTGCCCTTCCTCCGTTGCACTAGGCGTCTCAACAGGCTTCGCTTTTTCTGTTTTCGGCACTTTCACTCGTGTAATCTTGAAATTCTTCGGCAAACTTAATTCGGTCGCTAGCACAGTTTGAACGACATGAGAATTTCCTTCACTCGCCATACCAGCGTCGCCTTCGGCGTATTCACGTTTTTCGCCTTGTCCTTCTTCATCCTTTTTTAGCCTGAAGCGCCCGTTTCCTTCCGTCACTCCCCCTTCGCCATCCAAGACCTTAAACGAAGGATGATGGTACGAAAATTTATCAAACCCAATGTTCAAACCACCGATTTTGTTAATCTCCAAGACTAGCAGATTATTCCCCTCCAAGAAGCCGCGATAGTCCAACGTAAATAATCCCCGAAACGGCGCAAATTCAGGAATGATCCACTTCTGACCTGTCCCTTTCGCCTCCGTAATCAATCGGACCGTCCGATCCCACTCCCTCTTTACTTCTTTATTTTCCAACAACCAGGCAATTTGAAAGGCCAGCCGGTCCCTAACCACACTGCTGGGGATTCTATCGTTGAATATATAATGACATCGGCGCTCGCTGTCCTCTTCAATTTGCCGTTCTTGTACCAATTTTTCTAAGCTGTAGTGCGTGAGTAACTGATTGGCCATAAACGTACTGGTCGCAAAAAATGCGCGCAGTAGCTCCGTGCAAGGAACATAGACGCTTTGATCCAGATAGCGAAAGTTCCAAATCTTTTGCCGGCACATTATCGGATTTGCGGCCAGTGACCACAACGCTTTCGGCATATTGGCCGCCGCCAGCATGTGGCCGTCACTTAACGGTGCATCCCATAAATGCCCGTTGCGCCCCCTCGGCTCCTGTTCTATCAGATAACCATCTTGATACACCCGTCCCAATCGAATATACGGCAGACTCCCCCAGGCAAGAGGCACGATTCTCTTTTCACCGCTTGCCAGCGAATTGAACACCACTTCCAGCATCCAAGCTCCGTTATCCTTCTGCCAAAATGAGCCGAACCAATACGCTTCTACTAATTCTTCCGCAGCAAACGGCCATGGTCTAATCTGCATCTTAATCACCTCCATTGGCTTGAATGATCGCTTGAATTGCTTCTTTTTCAAGACTTCCAATCGTTCTTGTTACAGCTGCTTTCTTCCTGAGATTCCATTCTGTAATTTTGATACCATTTTCCGCAAGAACTCGTCCGGCCCATTGCAGTTTTCGCACATGAAAGATCTGTGTAGTCTCTACGCACGAGTTCAGCAAAAGCGCCGTCTTCGGTAATTTGCTCAGATGCATCCGCACTATAGCCTCTGCATTTACCAATTTCGCCATTCGTGTTGCCGTAATACGAATCGGTTTTTCAATTGAGTTAAGCTCCCTGTAAATCGCATCTTTTATCTGCCCAGCCAGTAATTGATCCCGTATACGCCAATTCACCTTTTCACTGGCAATGACACTAGTTGCCGCTTTTCTGGGTATATGCCTCTGCAGCCAATCCTTATCCTGTCGATAAAGCCAGGTATAAAGAGCTGCATGCTTCTTCCTAAGTGCATTTACTCCTAACCGCTCATATTCTTCAAGCAAAACTAGCCATTTTCGCCGCATGTCTTCAAGCTTTTTTGCTTCTATCAATTGAGGATATGTCTTTAAAGTCGTCTTTTTAAGTAGTTGCTTGCGTATTGTATCTGGATGAACTTGCAATTGAACAGCAAGCTCTTTAATTGTAGTCCCTCCAGTTGTAATCAGCTCCGTCACGCGTTGCCTCCAGACATTCCCTACTCCAACGATTTCATCCCACCATAGCTTATTTTGTCTAGTCGGCGAATCTATTTTTTTCATATATGTATAACCGCACAATTCACACCGAAAAATAGCTTTACGCGGTTCCTGATTTTTATATTTTATTCGCAAAATTACAGGTTTCCCGTAATGCTCCGCCATTCGGTTTAAGCATGGCCAAGGCCCCTTTCCAAAAGGCTGCCAGTTTGCGTCGGACTGGTAAAACGAGGCTAAATCCCCCCATAGAATTCGGATTAAAACCAAGCAACGTGGTGCATGGTATAGCCCCCGTTCTCTATGCAGTATGCTTTTCAACCACCTAGTCATATCTGCTACCGAATGAATGCCAACCATCCCAAGCAACGCTTCATGGCATCGCATAGAAAAGAACGCTTTGATTTTTTCCTCACAAATCCGTTCTGTACCTAACGTTGCTAACCCCATTTCTTTTACCCTGGCCATACATTTCGCTCGAAAATTCATTTCTATTCGATTCTCTTGTTCAAGCAAAGACACAGCATCGTTAACCATGCCTACAACTTCCTTACTCTTCTTTTCAGGGTCTATATTTACCGGTTCATATAATACTTCTTCTAGGGATCGCAATGCCTTTGTATCCGGAAATTCTCCTAAATTCACCTCATGAATTGAACAAACTGCCACTCCTTGAACTTGATGTATTCTGTGCCAATACGCTTCTCCTAACAACGCTCTATCTTTTTCTACACATAACGAGCAAAACCGGAAATTTTGATGTGTAGAAAATCCCCCAGCCATATGCCCGCTCATATATAAAATCTTATTGCCACTTCCATGTATCATCTCATCCGCAAGTGACTTTCGCCTTGCTTCCGACATAAACGCAGCATAAAAAGGGAATAGAGTATGCTTTTGCAGCAGTTCTTGTGCATCCATCCCGGCCCATTCCGCTATGATGCTTAAATGCGCCGGCAAGTCCATCCGTATTGTTAGACGCCGCCGTTCAAATAGTTCTTTCCATGTATGCTCTCCCACTACACTTCCCGCATGAACTTGATACCGAGCCAATAAACTATAAACCGTTTCATCTGGATATGGCTTAGGAAAATACATACGCATGCACTTCACCTACCAACTAAATTCGCTTAAAGGCCCCTTGATATATCCATTTTCATTTAATACTTCATAACTGCTTTTGTTGTTTCGTTTTGCATATAGCTGCAGTAATATACCTGGTTCAGTTCCTGCGCTCTCTTTCTTGCGCCGTTCTTTTTTACTATTCCCCGCAACCATTGCGGCTTTAAGAGTTGCACAGCATCTCAAAACCAGATTCTCCCACTCTTCATACAGAGAAAAACCGTTTTTTTGACTACTTACTTGCTGCAATGCTTTTATAATAATGGCCTCTTCAAACCCTCTGTTTAGCAAAAACTTGCTGCATTTACTATCCCAAGAGCTTCGTTGGGGCAGACTCTTCTTTGTCTTCTCTTTTAAAATAGAAACATTTTTATAACGCGCAATCGCTTCGCTGATATCAAGAGGTTGCATATCCGGATATTTAGCCAGTTCGTGGGGATTTTTAGTTTTTAACGCTTCCAGCATAGGCTTCATCAGTTTAAAGTGCTCTTTAGCAGTATCGATAACCAATTCCGTTGTTACTATTTCAATCCGATGGGCGATAGCTCGTAATTGAGATAACAAAAATAGCTTAACCGCAACATCAACAATTCCCTGACTTTCTTCGTAAAATAAGGCTTTCATTTCTTCAGTGCAAGAAAACTCCATCTTAGTCCACTGATATTTCCACATGCTGTCCATTAAGATGTCCCATTGTACGCCCGACTCTAGCGCTTCCCAGACTAAGCAACCAACGCCAGTACC
This genomic window from uncultured Anaeromusa sp. contains:
- a CDS encoding TnsD family Tn7-like transposition protein, translated to MRMYFPKPYPDETVYSLLARYQVHAGSVVGEHTWKELFERRRLTIRMDLPAHLSIIAEWAGMDAQELLQKHTLFPFYAAFMSEARRKSLADEMIHGSGNKILYMSGHMAGGFSTHQNFRFCSLCVEKDRALLGEAYWHRIHQVQGVAVCSIHEVNLGEFPDTKALRSLEEVLYEPVNIDPEKKSKEVVGMVNDAVSLLEQENRIEMNFRAKCMARVKEMGLATLGTERICEEKIKAFFSMRCHEALLGMVGIHSVADMTRWLKSILHRERGLYHAPRCLVLIRILWGDLASFYQSDANWQPFGKGPWPCLNRMAEHYGKPVILRIKYKNQEPRKAIFRCELCGYTYMKKIDSPTRQNKLWWDEIVGVGNVWRQRVTELITTGGTTIKELAVQLQVHPDTIRKQLLKKTTLKTYPQLIEAKKLEDMRRKWLVLLEEYERLGVNALRKKHAALYTWLYRQDKDWLQRHIPRKAATSVIASEKVNWRIRDQLLAGQIKDAIYRELNSIEKPIRITATRMAKLVNAEAIVRMHLSKLPKTALLLNSCVETTQIFHVRKLQWAGRVLAENGIKITEWNLRKKAAVTRTIGSLEKEAIQAIIQANGGD